A window of Sporichthyaceae bacterium genomic DNA:
GGCGATCGCGTCCCGCCCGCCGCGCACCGCGACCGCCATGGCCAGCGCCGCGTAGGCCAGCGCGGCGTCGTGGTGCTCGCCCAGGGCGAAGCCGACCACCCGCCGCGAGGCCATGTCCAGCACGCTGTCCAGGAACAGCTTGCCCTCGTCGGTGACGATCTCGGTGCCGTCGCCGTACCACTTGCGGTTGAGCTGCCCGGCGGCGAAGCGGCGCCCGATCAGGTCCGGGGCCCGCCACCGGCCTCGCCCCGGCCGAGTTGTGTTCTTGCCCCGGCGCCGGCGGCGGGCCACCAGGTCCTGCTCGCGCATGATCTTCGCGACGGTGTTCTTGCTGACCCGCCAACCCGCCTCGCGCAGGTCTGCGGTGATCCGCGGGGAGCCGTAGCGACCGCGGTGCGCGGCGAACAACCGGCGGATCTCCACGACCAACTGCTCCCGGCGAGCCCGCCGTCGGGAGGCATCCCCATC
This region includes:
- a CDS encoding IS3 family transposase; the encoded protein is MARFIAAQRAEHQIPHATACRALGVSAAWFYKWRDGDASRRRARREQLVVEIRRLFAAHRGRYGSPRITADLREAGWRVSKNTVAKIMREQDLVARRRRRGKNTTRPGRGRWRAPDLIGRRFAAGQLNRKWYGDGTEIVTDEGKLFLDSVLDMASRRVVGFALGEHHDAALAYAALAMAVAVRGGRDAIAGVILHTDQGSEYTAGLTRAACDRLGIRQSMGRPGSALDNAVIESWHSTMEFELRRLERFATKAEARAKVAAWIEEYNHDRRHSALDMLSPIAYERSHDTPDHPPGQAA